The candidate division WOR-3 bacterium genomic sequence TTTCAAAAAAACCGGACCTGGCGACGGTTTACAGAAGCCTCGACAAAATGGAAAGAGACGGTTCAGTTGGAGTTTTCACAGCAAAAGGAAGGAGCAGGCTGTATTACATTTCGGAAGAAAACGGAGGTCATTTTATTTCCTGTCAGATGTGCGAAAGAATCGAAAAACTCGACCAGTGCGGTTTTAAGGAAATCAAAGCCCATATCGAAAAAATGAATAAGTTTAAAGTCACAGGACATATTTTATTCATCAAAGGGGTCTGCAATGAATGTATTCACGCCTTTAATTCAGAGAAAAAACGCAGTCCTCGTTCTTGAAGCAGCCATATTTCTCTTTTTTACAGGTTGTTCCGTCAAAACTGCAGACGTACAAAATGATATACTGGTCTGTTCGTCCGTTTATCCCATCTCTCAGATTGCCCAAAGCGTTCTTGGAGATTCGGGAGTCGCTTTCAATCTTGTCCCTCCAGGAGCTAATCCGCACGTTTTCGAACCGGCTCCTTCTGATGCGAGAAAACTCGCCGAAGCGGACATTATTTTGTGCGTATCTCCGGAATTGGACGGCTGGATGGAAAAATTCGCCGGCAGTGAGACGAAAGTTTTGTATCTCGACAAATATTTTTCAGAAAAAAACATGGAACCCGGCGTTAATCCCCATATATGGCTTTCTCTCAAATATGCCCTGTTGATAGCATCCGCTGTGAGAGAAACTGTTTCCGAAATAAGACCGGACAGAAGAGATTATTACGAGGATAATTTCCGAAATTTCGAGCGCGAAATAAGCTCTCTCGACTCTTTCGCTTCCGAGAAATTCAGTGAACTCAAAGAAGTATATTTCATCCAATGGCATCCGGCGTGGAATTATCTTGCGAATGATTACGGTTTGCCTGAACCTCTGTCCATAGAAACCGGCCACGGTGACGAACCGACTGCGGCAGAATTGAAAAAAATAACTGATTTCGCCGGGGAAAAAAGCGTCAGAGTAATTGTTGTAGAGGCGAATTCAGACATGAGACAGGCAGAAATAATTGCCGGTCAAATAAATGCAAATATCGCGGTTCTCGATCCGATTGGGGATCCCGACAATCCTGAAATAAGTACATACATTTTAAACATGAAAAAAAACATAATCACACTTGCGGAGGCTATGGAAATTGAGTGACAAAGCCGTTTCACTGAGTGATTTAACCGTTGTATTGGGCGGGAACAGGGTTCTCGAAGACATAGACATGGAGATTGAACAAAGAGAAATAATCGCGGTTGTCGGCCCGAACGGAGCAGGAAAGACGACTCTTCTCAGAGCGATAATGGGATGCATAAAACCGACAAACGGCCGAATCAATATTTTTGGTGAGACTCCGGCTAAGGCACGAAGTAAAAGTTTTTTTGGATATGTTCCGCAGTCGTCTCAGTACGAAAAAAAATTTCCTCTCAGCGCTTTCGATGTTGTCTCGCTTTCAAGGTATGCGAAAAAAAGATATTTTGAAAAACTTGACGGCGCCGACAGGGAAATTATCTCGGATTCGTTGAACACCGTCGGTATGGCTGACAATGCCGTGAAACGCTTCGGAGATCTCTCCGGAGGGCAGAGGCAAAGAGTGTTGATAGCCAGAGCCCTTGCGGTTGAACCTAAAATACTCGTCCTCGACGAACCTTCGACAGGACTCGACACCGTGGCTCAGGACGCGTTTTATAAACTGCTCGCCGAACTCAGAGAAAAAAAGAACCTCACTGTAATACTCGTCAGTCACGACATAGGAGCGGTGTCGTACTACATAGACACTGTGGCGTGCCTGAACAGAAAGATGCATTTTCACGGAAAGCTCGAAGGATGTCTCCAGGACGAGAATATTAGAAAATTATTCGGTGACAACGTAAAGATACTA encodes the following:
- a CDS encoding metal ABC transporter ATP-binding protein; its protein translation is MSDKAVSLSDLTVVLGGNRVLEDIDMEIEQREIIAVVGPNGAGKTTLLRAIMGCIKPTNGRINIFGETPAKARSKSFFGYVPQSSQYEKKFPLSAFDVVSLSRYAKKRYFEKLDGADREIISDSLNTVGMADNAVKRFGDLSGGQRQRVLIARALAVEPKILVLDEPSTGLDTVAQDAFYKLLAELREKKNLTVILVSHDIGAVSYYIDTVACLNRKMHFHGKLEGCLQDENIRKLFGDNVKILVHDENCATCRRRNAGNP
- a CDS encoding transcriptional repressor; protein product: MKKKITRDLIDIILRKSEIPLKASEIRAGFSKKPDLATVYRSLDKMERDGSVGVFTAKGRSRLYYISEENGGHFISCQMCERIEKLDQCGFKEIKAHIEKMNKFKVTGHILFIKGVCNECIHAFNSEKKRSPRS
- a CDS encoding zinc ABC transporter substrate-binding protein, whose protein sequence is MNVFTPLIQRKNAVLVLEAAIFLFFTGCSVKTADVQNDILVCSSVYPISQIAQSVLGDSGVAFNLVPPGANPHVFEPAPSDARKLAEADIILCVSPELDGWMEKFAGSETKVLYLDKYFSEKNMEPGVNPHIWLSLKYALLIASAVRETVSEIRPDRRDYYEDNFRNFEREISSLDSFASEKFSELKEVYFIQWHPAWNYLANDYGLPEPLSIETGHGDEPTAAELKKITDFAGEKSVRVIVVEANSDMRQAEIIAGQINANIAVLDPIGDPDNPEISTYILNMKKNIITLAEAMEIE